In one window of Syntrophorhabdus sp. DNA:
- a CDS encoding HIT domain-containing protein yields the protein NVGTAAGQTVMHLHVHVIPRYAGDMADPRGGVRGAIPEKRVY from the coding sequence AACGTTGGCACCGCCGCCGGCCAGACGGTGATGCACCTCCACGTCCACGTCATCCCGCGGTACGCCGGCGACATGGCGGACCCCCGGGGCGGTGTACGGGGCGCGATACCGGAGAAGAGGGTGTATTGA
- a CDS encoding transcriptional regulator, giving the protein MSSNLYKLISAFANTAGGTVILGVRDRDHAVTGIDLRNNTIKVLADSITTRLGIHPVIDIHEIDGKHILTIAVEQSRAPVAYDGRYYTRVGDTTREMLPDELREYFQQSIEWDGITGPYTPDQIDEGTVRRFLALAKAAGRITAIDPDEPIDTVLRRLDLVRDGRIRNGALILFGRDPQKDFPNSIVRIGRFRRADIIIGDHEIRGNLFSQFDEAERIIKSYIGVRYDISEEAMQESFQRKEVWDYPLPAIREALLNALIHCDYFNNTVQTQVRIFDDHIRFHNPGRLPEGITLETILKEHYSYHRNPKIAEVFYRAGFIERYGSGIERMITVLNAASLPVPVITSTPLGFTLTMRKDPFTEEYLQELGLNKRQIAAISFLRVHGTITNSQYQELNTVAARTAVNDLNDLVRKRIVERRGRSRRDTHYSLSSERGVEMIRSDDA; this is encoded by the coding sequence GTGAGCAGCAACCTCTACAAACTCATCTCTGCCTTCGCCAACACCGCCGGCGGTACGGTCATTCTTGGTGTCAGGGATAGAGATCACGCCGTTACCGGCATCGATCTCAGGAATAACACAATCAAAGTCCTTGCAGACAGTATAACCACCAGGCTCGGCATCCACCCGGTCATCGATATCCACGAGATCGATGGGAAGCATATTCTTACCATTGCCGTAGAGCAGAGCCGCGCCCCGGTCGCCTATGACGGACGGTATTACACCCGTGTCGGTGACACCACCCGCGAGATGCTTCCCGATGAACTCCGGGAGTATTTCCAACAGAGCATCGAATGGGACGGTATCACCGGCCCATACACACCCGACCAGATCGATGAGGGGACTGTCCGGCGTTTTCTTGCCCTTGCAAAGGCGGCAGGGCGCATCACCGCTATCGATCCCGACGAACCGATCGATACCGTCCTCCGCCGCCTTGATCTTGTCAGGGACGGGCGGATCAGGAACGGAGCTCTCATCCTCTTCGGCAGAGACCCGCAGAAGGACTTCCCCAATAGCATCGTCAGGATCGGCAGGTTCAGGCGGGCCGATATCATCATCGGCGACCACGAGATCAGGGGGAACCTCTTCTCTCAGTTCGATGAGGCCGAGCGGATCATCAAGAGTTACATCGGCGTAAGGTATGACATATCCGAGGAAGCGATGCAGGAATCCTTCCAGAGGAAAGAAGTCTGGGACTACCCGCTCCCGGCCATCCGCGAGGCCCTGCTGAACGCCCTCATCCACTGCGACTACTTCAACAACACAGTCCAGACTCAGGTCAGGATCTTCGATGACCATATTCGCTTCCATAACCCCGGCCGCCTCCCCGAAGGCATCACCCTCGAGACGATCCTGAAAGAGCACTACTCCTACCACCGCAACCCGAAGATCGCCGAGGTCTTCTACCGGGCCGGGTTCATCGAACGCTATGGTTCCGGGATCGAGCGGATGATCACTGTGCTCAACGCAGCAAGCCTGCCGGTGCCGGTGATCACCAGCACGCCGCTTGGATTCACCCTCACCATGCGCAAAGATCCCTTCACAGAGGAGTATCTACAGGAACTCGGGTTGAACAAGCGGCAGATTGCTGCGATCTCCTTCCTGCGTGTTCACGGCACGATCACCAACAGCCAGTACCAGGAGCTCAACACCGTCGCCGCGAGGACCGCAGTGAACGATTTAAACGACCTTGTCAGGAAGCGCATCGTTGAACGGAGAGGCCGATCGCGGCGCGATACCCACTATAGTCTCTCTTCCGAGAGAGGAGTTGAGATGATCAGGAGTGATGATGCGTGA